From the Pirellulales bacterium genome, the window GCGCTTCAATGTCGAGATCGTAAACCACCTCCAAATGATCCGAAATGAAGCCGACCGGGGCCACGACGACACCGCGCATTCCGCGCGCGTGGGCCGATTCGAGCCACGCGCCGATGTCGGGCTCGAGCCAGGATTGGTTCGGCGGCCCGCTCCGGCTTTGAAACACCACATCCCACTGGCTGCGGCCGATTGCCTCGGCGACCAGACGGCTCGCTTCGCGAAGTTGCGATTCGTAGGCACAGCTTTGCGCCATCGCCAGCGGAATGCTATGGGCCGTGAAAACAAGGCCGGCCAATTCTCGTCGTTCGGCCGGAATGCGTTCGAATGCCGCCGCGACACGCTCGATCATCGGCTCGATGAAACCCGGATGATTGAAGAACACGCGCAGCTTCTCGACCTGCGGAGCGCTGGCTCCGACCTCGGCTTGCGCGGCGGCGATATTTTCGCGATACTGCCGGCAACCGGAATAGGAACTGTAGGCGGAAGTGAAAAACGCGGCGGCGCGGCGAATGCCGTCGGCGGCCATTTGCCGCAATGTATCTGGCAACAGTGGCCGCCAATTGCGATTGCCGAAATAGATCGGTAGCCGCGGGCCATGCACGGCCAATTCTTGTTCCAACGCCGCGATCAACGCTCGATTCTGGGCATTGATCGGGCTGCTGCCGCCGAATTGCCGGTAATGCTCGGCGACGGCCAGCATCCGCTCGCGAGGCACATTTTTTCCTCGGAGCACGTTTTCCAAAAATGGCACGACTTCATCCGGACCCTCTGGGCCGCCAAACGAAACGACCAGCAGCGCATCGTAGGGAGGCGAGTTCATGCAAGGATCAAGCGGAGACGCGTGGGCAGCGGAAAAAGGGGAAGGGCTGAGTGGGCCGGAAGCGGCGAGGTGCCGTGTGCCACATCTTATGATGCAGGCAGTTTGCGATCTCGGCAAGCGATGAATGGCGGCCGCATGTTTCTTGCGGGTGCCATTGCCGGCTTGTCCAACAGCGTGGCCTTGCGCGCGGCGCCAAACGGCCGGGCAAAGCCAGCAGTGGCACCCGGCGGAACGCCGCTCCCCCGGCGGGTAAGGCTCGGCCGAAAAATACCTTCCGCTTTTCGAACCCCCGCCCTCTCCCGCAAGGGGGCGAGGGGTCTGTGGAGAAGTTAGTTTTCGGCCAAGCCTTAGTGCGGTTGAGGCAAGGTTAGCAGCACCACTGGCTTACCCTTCCGGCTCGAAATTGGGCGGAGCGGTCACTTTTGCACCAGCCGTGGATTTTGCCGGCAGCCCGCCAGAAATCTTTTCCTCTATTGCGCGCGATTTTGGCCGGCGTCGGCATGTGGATCGGGTTCCGTCAACGAGCCAATTGATTTTGGACAAAGAACGGCCCCTTCAACTCGTCAGGCTGCAAAGCTGACCTATTGGCATTCCGTACCACCGCCGAGAACGCCAAATCGTCGGGCCCGAATGGCACGTTATGTGCTAGCGCTCATTGGCATTCACGAGAAGCGGAGGCTGGTATGGCTGACGATTTGTTCTTGCCCGAGCAACGCGGGGAACCGAGCGGTGCGGGGGTCAGCCGTCGGCTATTTCTCTCGACTGCCGGCACCGCCGGAATCGTCGCCGCCATTGGCGCGGGCGAATTCGCGCCGTCAAAGGAAGCTTTCGCGAAGACGGCCGCGATCGAAGGCGCCATTCCCGTCACACTCCACGTCAACGGCCAGCAGCATCGCTTGCAAGTCGATCCGCGAACGACGCTCCTGGATTGCCTTCGCGAAGTTCTGCAACTGACCGGCACGAAAAAAGGCTGCGATCATGGCCAATGTGGCGCTTGCACGGTCCATGTGAATTCCCGGCGAGTCAATTCCTGCTTGAGCCTGGCCGTGATGCACGAAGGCGACCAAATCACGACCATCGAAGGCCTTGGCCAGCCGGACAACCTGCATCCCATGCAGAAGGCCTTCGTCGAATGCGATGGATACCAGTGCGGCTACTGCACGTCGGGGCAAATCATGTCGGCGGTCGCATTGCTCAAAGAGCCCTGCGGGCCCGACGATGCCGATATCAAAGAATCGATGGCGGGCAATATTTGTCGCTGCGGCGCTTATCCGAATATCGTGGCTGCCATTCAACAGGTGCGTCGGGCCAAATAGTCCGTCCAGGTCCAGTTTTTCAACGCTGATTCAGGAGCGACCACGCATGCAAGCTTTTGAATTTGTCCGTGTGAAAGACGAACCGGCGGCCATCGCCGCTGCGGCCGAATCGAAGCGGGATCAACAGGCCGTCAGCGCGCGCTTCGTGGCGGGCGGCACCACACTCATCGACCTGATGAAATTGAACGTCGAACGGCCCACGCATCTGATCGACGTCAATCGCCTATCCTTGGACAAGATCGAAGTCATGCCGGACGGCGGACTCAAGATTGGCGCGACGGCGCGAAATTCGGACTTGGCGCATCACGCCATTGTCGAGCGCGACTATACCGTTTTGTCGCAAGCCCTGCTCTCCGGCGCCTCGGCCCAATTGCGCAACATGGCGACCACGGCCGGCAACCTGCTGCAACGCACGCGCTGCGTTTATTTCCGCGACACGGTCACGCCCTGCAATAAGCGCGAGCCCGGCTCGGGTTGCTCCGCCATCAGCGGCGCCAACCGCACGCTGGCCATTTTAGGCGCGAGCGAACATTGCATCGCCACCAATCCCTCGGACATGAATGTGGCGATGACGGCGCTCGAAGCGACGATCCACGTTCACGGCCTCACAGGTCGGCGGAGCATTCCTATCGACGAATTCTTCCTGCTGCCGGGCAACACGCCGCAGCGCGAGACCGTGCTCGAGCCGGGTGATCTGGTCACGCACGTCACATTGCCGCCGCCGGTCGCCGGCGCCAAGTCGTCGTACCTGAAGCTGCGCGACCGGGCGTCGTACGAATTCGCGCTAGCCTCCGCCGCGGTGATCATCGGCGTGGCGAGCGGAAAAATCGCCCATGCGCGCGTGGCGCTGGGCGGAGTCGGCACGAAGCCCTGGCGCTCGCCGGAAGCCGAAGCGGCGCTGGTCGGCCAGCCGGCCGATGCGGCGACCTTTAAGAAAGCCGCCGACGCCGGGCTGCGCGATGCCAGGCCCCAAACTGAAAACGGCTTCAAGATCGAGTTGGCCAAGCGTTGTCTGATGCATGCGTTGAAGACGGTGACAAGCTAGGTCTCGGCCGGCTCGGACAGGACGCTCGGGATTGCCTCCAGCAAAAGCGGCATGTAGCGGCGGAGAATCGTCATGACTGCAACTTTGGGCGCACCATCGGTGATCGGCAAGCCACGACAACGGGTTGATGGTCCGCTCAAAGTCACCGGCGTTGCGAAGTATACCTCCGATTTTCATTTTGCCGGCATGCTCTATGCCGTCCCCGTCGGTGCGACGATCGCCAACGGCGAAATTAAATCGCTGAATACGGCCGCCGCGGAAAAGATGCCAGGCGTGCGAGCGATCTATCATCGCAAGAACCTCGGCAAACTATTTCGCGTGGCGCCGGGCGATCGCTTCGGCGCCGACATGGCGCACGTCGACGAAACACGTCCGCCGCTGGAGGACGACGTAATCCGCTATTACGGCCAATACGTGGCCCTTGCCGTCGCCGACACATGGGAGCAGGCAAAGGCGGCCGCCGACGCTGTCGAAGCGACCTATCGACAAGAAAAGCCGAATGTCGATCCGGATCTGAATCCCGAGAAAAAGTCCAACGCCGAGCACAAATCAGCAACGCCTCCCAAGGTCGAAAGCGAGCGCGGCGACGCCGAGCGAGGCTTCCAGGAAGCGGCGATTCAGATCGATGCCATCTACACGCTGCCTCCTGAAACGCACAATCCCATCGAGTTGCATTCCACCGTGGCAACGTGGCACGGCACGAACGTTACGATCTACGAAGCGACGCAGGGCGTTGTCAACCACCGCAATGTCCTCGCCCAAATGCTCGGCGTACAGCCGGAAAAAGTCCGCGTGATTTGCAAATTCATGGGCTCGGGCTTTGGCGGCAAGCTGTTTCCCTGGACGCATTCCGTGCTGACCGCGGCGGCCGCCAGAAATCTCGGTAAGCCGGTGAAATTGGTCGTCAGCCGGCAGATGATGTTTGAATGTGTCGGCCATCGGCCCCAAATCTGGCAGCGAATACGCATCGGCGCGACGCCCGACGGCAAGCTAACCTCGTTGCGCCAAGACTGGGTGAATCACACGTCGATGCTCGACGATTACAAGGAAAATTGCGGCGAGGCCACGCCATTCATGTATAGCGTGCCCAACCTGCGCGTCACGTCGTCGCTAGCGCGGCGCAATGTCGGCACGCCCACGTCGATGCGTGGTCCAGGCGCCGTGCCGGGGCTGTTTGCGACCGAATCGGCGATGGACGAACTGGCCGTCCGACTCAAAATCGACCCCGTTCGATTGCGCTTGCTGAACGAGCCCACGATCGACGAAGGCGAGCAGCTGCCGTTTTCCTCGCGGCATATCACCGAGTGTTACACGACCGGCGCGGACAGATTCGGCTGGGCCAGCCGCACCCCGGAAGTAGGCTCGATGAAGCGCAACGGCCTGACCTTAGGTTGGGGCATGGTCGGCTGCACCTGGATTGCCGCTCGCTTCGACGCCAAAGTCGGCCTCGAGCTGCGCGACGACGGCACGGCGCGGATTGCATCGGCCACTCAAGACATCGGCACAGGAACCTATACGGTGCTGGCGTTATTGGCCAGCAAATTTCTCGGACTGCCGGTCGAAAAGATCGAAGTCGTGCTGGGCGACACAGGCTTGCCGCCGGGGCCCTTGTCCGGCGGCTCGATGGCCACCGCGTCGCTGGTGCCCGCCACGAGCGAAGCAGCGGCCAAGCT encodes:
- a CDS encoding ferrochelatase; translated protein: MNSPPYDALLVVSFGGPEGPDEVVPFLENVLRGKNVPRERMLAVAEHYRQFGGSSPINAQNRALIAALEQELAVHGPRLPIYFGNRNWRPLLPDTLRQMAADGIRRAAAFFTSAYSSYSGCRQYRENIAAAQAEVGASAPQVEKLRVFFNHPGFIEPMIERVAAAFERIPAERRELAGLVFTAHSIPLAMAQSCAYESQLREASRLVAEAIGRSQWDVVFQSRSGPPNQSWLEPDIGAWLESAHARGMRGVVVAPVGFISDHLEVVYDLDIEAQQKSRELGLSMQRAATVGTHPRFIRMIRELLVERMTPGAERPALGTFGPSHDICPLDCCLPGTPARR
- a CDS encoding 2Fe-2S iron-sulfur cluster-binding protein, which translates into the protein MADDLFLPEQRGEPSGAGVSRRLFLSTAGTAGIVAAIGAGEFAPSKEAFAKTAAIEGAIPVTLHVNGQQHRLQVDPRTTLLDCLREVLQLTGTKKGCDHGQCGACTVHVNSRRVNSCLSLAVMHEGDQITTIEGLGQPDNLHPMQKAFVECDGYQCGYCTSGQIMSAVALLKEPCGPDDADIKESMAGNICRCGAYPNIVAAIQQVRRAK
- a CDS encoding xanthine dehydrogenase family protein subunit M — its product is MQAFEFVRVKDEPAAIAAAAESKRDQQAVSARFVAGGTTLIDLMKLNVERPTHLIDVNRLSLDKIEVMPDGGLKIGATARNSDLAHHAIVERDYTVLSQALLSGASAQLRNMATTAGNLLQRTRCVYFRDTVTPCNKREPGSGCSAISGANRTLAILGASEHCIATNPSDMNVAMTALEATIHVHGLTGRRSIPIDEFFLLPGNTPQRETVLEPGDLVTHVTLPPPVAGAKSSYLKLRDRASYEFALASAAVIIGVASGKIAHARVALGGVGTKPWRSPEAEAALVGQPADAATFKKAADAGLRDARPQTENGFKIELAKRCLMHALKTVTS
- a CDS encoding xanthine dehydrogenase family protein molybdopterin-binding subunit, which encodes MTATLGAPSVIGKPRQRVDGPLKVTGVAKYTSDFHFAGMLYAVPVGATIANGEIKSLNTAAAEKMPGVRAIYHRKNLGKLFRVAPGDRFGADMAHVDETRPPLEDDVIRYYGQYVALAVADTWEQAKAAADAVEATYRQEKPNVDPDLNPEKKSNAEHKSATPPKVESERGDAERGFQEAAIQIDAIYTLPPETHNPIELHSTVATWHGTNVTIYEATQGVVNHRNVLAQMLGVQPEKVRVICKFMGSGFGGKLFPWTHSVLTAAAARNLGKPVKLVVSRQMMFECVGHRPQIWQRIRIGATPDGKLTSLRQDWVNHTSMLDDYKENCGEATPFMYSVPNLRVTSSLARRNVGTPTSMRGPGAVPGLFATESAMDELAVRLKIDPVRLRLLNEPTIDEGEQLPFSSRHITECYTTGADRFGWASRTPEVGSMKRNGLTLGWGMVGCTWIAARFDAKVGLELRDDGTARIASATQDIGTGTYTVLALLASKFLGLPVEKIEVVLGDTGLPPGPLSGGSMATASLVPATSEAAAKLIDSLLSVARKVPKSKFAAHKSADLAFTNGRVHKKHEPASAGVPFEELLKQGNLHAVSGVGSSDGTFGGKEKPKFSSHSYGAHFVEVTWQPEIARLRVSRVVTVIDAGRIINPLAGRNQIEGAVVMGIGMCLFEATAYDSRNGAPYNANLADYIVATNADVPKLEVHFLDYPDFHLDELGARGIGEIGLAGTAAAIANAVYHATGVRVRNLPIKIEDLLSA